Proteins from a single region of Stutzerimonas stutzeri:
- a CDS encoding CoA-transferase subunit beta has translation MSAYSTNEMMTVAAARRLGNGSVCFVGIGLPSKAANLARLTHAPEVVLIYESGPIGAKPSVLPLSIGDGELAETADTVVPTGEIFRYWLQGGRIDVGFLGAAQVDKYGNINTTVIGDYHQPKVRLPGAGGAPEIAGSAKQVLIILKQSHRTFVDKLAFITSVGFGEGGDHRKQLGLPGKGPMAIITDLCIMEPEEGTNEFIVTALHPGVTREQVVANTGWAIRFAETLGTTEAPRADELQALRALEARTAAAHGQQGGEE, from the coding sequence ATGAGCGCTTACAGCACAAACGAAATGATGACTGTCGCAGCGGCCCGCCGGTTGGGCAATGGCAGTGTCTGCTTCGTCGGCATCGGCCTGCCGTCCAAAGCCGCCAACCTGGCCCGCCTGACCCACGCCCCGGAAGTGGTGCTGATCTACGAATCCGGCCCAATTGGCGCCAAGCCTTCGGTGCTGCCGCTTTCCATCGGTGACGGCGAGCTGGCCGAAACTGCCGACACGGTGGTGCCGACGGGCGAAATCTTCCGCTACTGGCTGCAGGGCGGACGCATCGACGTCGGCTTTCTCGGCGCCGCGCAGGTGGACAAGTACGGAAACATCAACACCACCGTGATCGGTGACTACCACCAGCCCAAGGTGCGCCTGCCAGGCGCGGGCGGCGCACCGGAGATCGCCGGTAGCGCCAAGCAAGTCCTGATCATCCTCAAGCAGTCGCATCGCACCTTCGTCGACAAGTTGGCTTTCATCACCTCGGTCGGCTTCGGTGAGGGCGGCGATCACCGCAAGCAATTGGGCCTTCCTGGCAAGGGCCCGATGGCGATCATTACCGATCTGTGCATCATGGAACCGGAAGAAGGCACCAACGAATTCATCGTCACCGCGCTGCATCCGGGCGTGACCCGCGAGCAGGTGGTGGCGAACACAGGCTGGGCAATCCGCTTCGCCGAAACGCTTGGCACTACCGAAGCGCCTCGCGCAGATGAGCTGCAAGCGCTGCGCGCGCTGGAGGCCAGAACCGCTGCCGCTCATGGCCAGCAAGGGGGAGAGGAATGA
- the lspA gene encoding signal peptidase II, with the protein MSWKFVLYDWGGLNVALFQAINAGTPTALGPLAWFFSLVGNYWTAPLMLLGLLVWSKSAVNPARAHAIRLRLVAFGMAFTLALLGATALKLWLDFPRPPAALGDLVRVIGDIERHYSLPSGHTTYAALVVGALWPLMSILGRFGLLLYAVLVGWSRIAAGMHFPADVFAGWGFGLSCTAIAGRLMPSATAAWQWARASSAWGWYALAACTVLVDQLTKLAISRIFAYGEQVAVTPFFNLVHVLNPGAAFSFLANAGGWQRYFFIVLGLAVSAWLGRMLRQPLPRLEAMGYSLILGGALGNVADRVLRGQVVDFLDFHLRQAHWPAFNLADVAISAGAVCLFLAVAVAKGSADTEANLSG; encoded by the coding sequence ATGAGCTGGAAGTTTGTTCTCTACGATTGGGGTGGTCTGAACGTCGCGCTGTTCCAAGCCATCAATGCGGGCACGCCCACCGCGCTGGGGCCGCTGGCATGGTTCTTCAGTCTTGTGGGTAACTACTGGACCGCGCCGCTGATGCTCTTGGGGCTGTTGGTGTGGTCAAAGTCGGCCGTTAATCCAGCGCGCGCGCATGCCATTCGGCTCCGACTTGTTGCCTTCGGCATGGCCTTTACGCTGGCCTTGTTGGGTGCAACGGCCTTGAAACTCTGGCTCGACTTTCCGCGCCCCCCTGCCGCCCTTGGTGACCTGGTGCGTGTTATCGGCGACATCGAGCGCCACTACAGCCTGCCCAGCGGACACACCACCTATGCGGCCTTGGTGGTCGGCGCGCTCTGGCCCCTGATGAGTATCCTGGGCCGATTCGGCCTGCTGCTCTATGCCGTGTTGGTCGGCTGGTCACGCATCGCAGCCGGGATGCACTTCCCGGCCGATGTGTTCGCCGGGTGGGGGTTCGGCTTGAGCTGTACAGCAATCGCAGGGAGGCTAATGCCGTCGGCTACCGCCGCGTGGCAGTGGGCTCGCGCTTCATCGGCTTGGGGCTGGTATGCGCTCGCCGCCTGCACCGTCCTGGTCGATCAGCTCACGAAACTCGCCATCAGTCGCATCTTCGCCTATGGCGAACAAGTCGCGGTGACGCCTTTCTTCAACCTTGTCCATGTCCTGAATCCGGGCGCGGCATTCAGCTTTCTCGCCAATGCCGGCGGTTGGCAGCGCTATTTCTTCATTGTGCTGGGTCTGGCCGTTTCAGCCTGGCTGGGGCGCATGCTGCGGCAGCCGCTGCCCCGTCTCGAAGCGATGGGCTACAGCCTGATCCTTGGTGGTGCGCTCGGCAATGTTGCGGATCGTGTGTTGCGCGGGCAGGTCGTTGACTTCCTGGACTTCCATTTGCGACAAGCCCACTGGCCCGCCTTCAATCTCGCCGATGTGGCAATTTCAGCCGGAGCCGTCTGCCTGTTTTTGGCAGTTGCAGTAGCGAAAGGTAGTGCAGACACCGAGGCAAATTTGTCTGGCTGA
- the cadR gene encoding Cd(II)/Pb(II)-responsive transcriptional regulator, which produces MEIRIGELAKLTGCEVVTIRYYEKEGLLLEPARSGGNFRLYDDAHIERLQFIRHCRSLDMTLGEIRSLLGLRDNPTEDCGEVNALLDAHIRRVEVRVEALLQLKQHLLNLREKCSGARPVEACGILQGLSDCNCPSSISSKTSR; this is translated from the coding sequence ATGGAGATCAGAATTGGTGAGCTCGCCAAGCTGACAGGGTGTGAGGTTGTTACCATCCGCTACTACGAGAAAGAGGGGCTACTGCTGGAACCTGCACGCAGCGGCGGCAACTTTCGGCTGTACGATGATGCGCACATCGAACGTTTGCAGTTCATCCGCCATTGCCGTTCGCTCGATATGACACTGGGCGAAATCCGGTCGCTGCTGGGGCTGCGAGACAACCCCACCGAGGATTGCGGTGAGGTCAATGCACTTCTGGATGCCCATATCCGGCGGGTGGAAGTGCGAGTGGAGGCGTTGTTGCAGTTAAAGCAGCACTTGCTCAACTTGCGTGAGAAGTGTTCGGGCGCTCGCCCAGTAGAGGCTTGCGGCATCTTGCAAGGGCTGTCGGATTGCAACTGTCCCAGTTCTATATCTTCGAAAACTAGTCGATAG
- a CDS encoding heavy metal translocating P-type ATPase, with the protein MSECSSKECGCSAIPSSHPTAAGRPVAESAQAVYRIENMDCPTEEVLIRGKLAGLPGVIGLDFNLMQRTLAVRHELSSLSPVEQALAAIGMQAVRIDEASTGRTTRLSIARMDCPTEEALIRDKLSTVAGVSGLDFNLMQRTLSVRHADHALPNVFAALQALGFEAQVLEVADAAPASVVPSGTQTNWWPLGISFVTASAAEAIYWLHDGNHWSVVILALVAIFTGGLSTYKKGWIALKNLNLNMNALMSIAVTGAMLIGHWPEAAMVMVLFALAEVIEAKSLDRARNAIRGLLDLAPERATVQQPDGTWREVDAKQVTIGNCVRVKPGERIALDGEVLEGCSTVNQAPITGESLPVEKAPGDPVFAGTINESGSFDYLVTAVAGNSTLARIIHAVEAAQGNRAPTQRFVDQFARWYTPLVFAVAIAAALVPPLFMGAAWLDWIYRALVLLVVACPCALVISTPVSIVSGLAAAARHGILVKGGVYLEEGRKLRWLALDKTGTITHGKPAQTDFVTWGGALTAGSRSLAASLAARSDHPVSKAVAQAATAEGVALLEVTDFTALAGRGVRGRIDGETYHLGNHRMLEELGHCTPELEQRISMMEAEGKTVVTLVGANGAQALIAVADTIKDSSKSAIGELHALGINTMMLTGDNPHTAQAIAKQAGIDRAQGNLLPDDKLREVENLAQTGNVGMVGDGINDAPALARADIGFAMGAAGTDTAIETADVALMDDDLRKIPTFVRLSRATAQVLMQNIVLALGIKAVFLVLTFTGHATMWMAVFADMGASLLVVGNGLRLLRR; encoded by the coding sequence ATGAGCGAATGCAGTTCAAAAGAGTGTGGCTGCTCGGCCATACCGAGCAGCCACCCTACGGCGGCTGGTCGACCGGTCGCCGAATCGGCCCAAGCGGTCTACCGCATCGAGAACATGGACTGCCCCACGGAAGAGGTACTGATCCGGGGCAAGCTCGCTGGCCTGCCGGGCGTGATTGGACTCGACTTCAACCTGATGCAGCGCACTTTGGCCGTCCGGCACGAACTATCTTCGCTGTCTCCCGTTGAGCAAGCCTTGGCAGCCATCGGCATGCAGGCTGTGCGGATAGATGAAGCCTCGACTGGACGGACCACCAGACTATCCATTGCCAGGATGGATTGTCCGACCGAAGAGGCGCTGATCCGCGACAAGCTCAGTACCGTAGCTGGAGTCTCTGGACTGGACTTCAATCTGATGCAGCGCACGCTCTCTGTGCGCCATGCTGACCACGCACTGCCGAATGTATTCGCAGCGCTGCAAGCGCTCGGGTTCGAGGCTCAGGTGCTTGAGGTAGCAGACGCCGCGCCGGCGTCGGTCGTTCCTTCGGGGACTCAAACGAACTGGTGGCCGCTTGGCATCTCGTTTGTAACTGCCTCTGCGGCAGAGGCCATTTACTGGCTCCACGACGGCAATCACTGGTCGGTCGTTATTCTGGCGCTCGTCGCCATCTTCACGGGCGGCCTCTCCACCTACAAGAAGGGCTGGATTGCGCTCAAGAACCTTAACCTCAACATGAATGCCCTGATGTCGATCGCCGTCACGGGTGCCATGCTGATCGGTCACTGGCCGGAAGCGGCGATGGTGATGGTGCTGTTCGCGCTGGCCGAGGTGATCGAAGCCAAGTCGCTGGATCGTGCCCGCAACGCTATTCGTGGCCTACTCGATCTGGCGCCAGAACGAGCCACCGTGCAACAGCCCGACGGCACATGGCGTGAGGTAGACGCTAAACAAGTCACCATTGGCAACTGCGTTCGGGTCAAGCCAGGTGAACGGATCGCCCTTGATGGCGAAGTGCTGGAAGGATGCTCCACGGTCAATCAAGCACCAATCACCGGCGAAAGCCTACCGGTCGAAAAAGCGCCTGGCGATCCAGTGTTCGCTGGCACGATCAACGAGTCCGGTTCATTCGACTACCTCGTCACGGCCGTGGCCGGCAACTCGACGCTGGCCCGCATCATCCACGCCGTGGAGGCCGCTCAGGGCAACCGAGCGCCAACCCAGCGCTTTGTCGACCAGTTTGCTCGGTGGTACACGCCCCTCGTGTTCGCTGTTGCCATCGCTGCCGCGTTAGTGCCTCCGTTGTTCATGGGGGCGGCATGGCTGGACTGGATTTACCGCGCTCTGGTTCTGCTGGTCGTCGCCTGCCCGTGCGCCCTGGTGATCTCCACGCCGGTCAGCATCGTCAGCGGCTTGGCGGCTGCCGCGCGTCACGGCATTCTCGTCAAGGGTGGCGTCTACCTCGAAGAGGGTCGCAAGCTGCGCTGGCTGGCTCTGGACAAGACCGGTACGATCACGCACGGCAAGCCCGCACAAACAGATTTTGTCACGTGGGGCGGTGCTCTCACTGCGGGCAGTCGCAGCCTCGCTGCCAGCCTCGCCGCTCGCTCAGACCATCCTGTATCAAAGGCGGTGGCACAAGCCGCAACGGCTGAAGGCGTCGCGCTGCTCGAAGTCACCGACTTCACCGCACTGGCGGGGCGGGGCGTGCGCGGCCGCATCGACGGCGAAACTTACCATCTCGGCAATCACCGGATGCTCGAAGAGCTGGGGCACTGCACGCCAGAGCTGGAGCAGCGCATCTCCATGATGGAAGCAGAAGGCAAGACCGTGGTGACACTTGTGGGCGCAAATGGAGCACAAGCCCTCATCGCGGTGGCAGATACCATCAAGGATAGTAGTAAGAGCGCCATCGGCGAGCTGCATGCGCTGGGCATCAACACCATGATGCTGACCGGCGACAACCCGCATACGGCACAGGCCATTGCCAAGCAAGCCGGAATCGACCGTGCCCAGGGCAATCTGCTTCCAGACGACAAACTGCGCGAGGTTGAGAATCTGGCCCAGACCGGCAATGTCGGCATGGTGGGTGACGGCATCAACGACGCTCCGGCATTGGCTCGCGCCGACATCGGCTTTGCGATGGGGGCCGCTGGCACGGACACCGCCATCGAGACGGCCGACGTAGCCCTGATGGATGACGACCTGCGCAAGATACCGACATTCGTGCGCCTGTCGCGTGCGACGGCTCAGGTGCTGATGCAAAACATTGTGTTGGCCCTTGGTATCAAGGCGGTGTTTCTGGTGCTCACCTTTACCGGCCACGCGACCATGTGGATGGCCGTGTTCGCCGACATGGGAGCCAGCCTGCTCGTCGTCGGCAATGGCTTGAGGCTGCTGCGCCGATGA
- a CDS encoding Tn3 family transposase encodes MPRRLILSATERDTLLALPASQDDLIRYYTFNDSDLSLIRQRRGDANRLGFAVQLCLLRYPGYALGTDSAPPEPVILWVAKQVQADPASWAKYGERDVTRREHAQELRTYLQLAPFGLSDFRALVRELTELAQQTDKGLLLAGQALESLRQKRRILPALSVIDRACSEAMARANRRVYRALVDPLTDSHRAKLDELLKLKAGSNITWLTWLRQAPLKPNSRHMLEHIERLKTFQLVDLPEGLGRHIHQNRLLKLAREGGQMTPKDLGKFEPQRRYATLAAVVLESTATVIDELVDLHDRILVKLFSSAKHKHQQQFQKQGKAINDKVRLYSKIGQALLEAKESGSDPYAAIEEVIPWDEFTESVSEAELLARPEGFDHLHLVGENFATLRRYTPALLEVLELRAAPAAQGVLAAVQTLREMNADNLLKVPADAPTAFIKPRWKPLVITPEGLDRRFYEICALSELKNALRSGDIWVKGSRQFRDFDDYLLPADKFAALKRAQALPLAINPNSDQYLEERLQLLDEQLATVTQLAKDNELPDAILTESGLKITPLDAAVPDRAQALIDQTSQLLPRIKITELLMDVDDWTGFSRHFTHLKDGAEAKDRTLLLSAILGDAINLGLTKMAESSPGLTYAKLSWLQAWHIRDETYSAALAELVNHQYRHAFAAHWGDGTTSSSDGQRFRAGGRGESSGHVNPKYGSEPGRLFYTHISDQYAPFSTRVVNVGVRDSTYVLDGLLYHESDLRIEEHYTDTAGFTDHVFALMHLLGFRFAPRIRDLGETKLYVPQGAQTYPTLRPLIGGSLNIKHVRAHWDDILRLASSIKQGTVTASLMLRKLGSYPRQNGLAVALRELGRIERTLFILDWLQSVELRRRVHAGLNKGEARNSLARAVFFNRLGEIRDRSFEQQRYRASGLNLVTAAIVLWNTVYLERATHAMCDTGKPVDGELLQYLSPLGWEHINLTGDYVWRQSRRLEDGKFRPLRMPGKP; translated from the coding sequence ATGCCGCGTCGCTTGATCCTCTCGGCCACGGAGCGGGACACCCTGCTCGCGCTGCCGGCAAGCCAGGATGACCTGATCCGCTACTACACCTTCAACGACTCCGACCTGTCGCTGATCCGCCAGCGGCGCGGCGACGCCAACCGTCTGGGCTTCGCGGTACAGCTCTGCCTGCTGCGCTACCCCGGCTACGCGCTGGGCACCGACAGCGCGCCGCCCGAGCCGGTCATCCTATGGGTGGCCAAGCAAGTCCAGGCCGACCCGGCAAGCTGGGCGAAATATGGCGAGCGCGACGTGACCCGCCGCGAGCACGCCCAGGAACTGCGCACTTACCTGCAACTGGCCCCGTTCGGCCTGTCCGACTTCCGCGCCCTGGTGCGCGAGCTGACCGAGTTGGCCCAGCAGACCGACAAGGGCTTGCTGCTGGCCGGTCAGGCGCTGGAGAGCCTGCGGCAGAAGCGGCGTATCCTGCCGGCGCTGAGTGTGATCGACCGGGCCTGCTCGGAAGCCATGGCGCGGGCCAATCGGCGGGTCTACCGCGCTCTGGTCGATCCACTCACGGACTCGCATCGGGCCAAGCTGGACGAGCTGTTGAAGCTGAAGGCCGGGAGCAACATCACCTGGTTGACCTGGCTGAGGCAGGCACCGCTGAAACCCAACTCCCGGCACATGCTCGAACACATCGAGCGGCTGAAGACATTTCAGCTGGTGGACTTGCCCGAAGGCCTGGGCCGGCACATCCACCAGAACCGCCTGCTCAAGCTGGCCCGCGAGGGTGGGCAGATGACGCCCAAAGACCTCGGCAAGTTCGAGCCGCAGCGGCGCTACGCGACCCTGGCCGCCGTGGTACTGGAGAGCACTGCAACCGTGATTGATGAGCTGGTGGATCTGCACGACCGCATCCTGGTCAAGCTGTTCAGCAGCGCGAAGCACAAGCATCAGCAGCAGTTCCAGAAGCAGGGAAAGGCGATCAACGACAAGGTGCGCCTGTACTCCAAGATCGGCCAGGCTCTGCTGGAGGCCAAGGAAAGCGGCAGCGATCCCTATGCTGCCATCGAGGAGGTGATTCCCTGGGACGAGTTCACCGAGAGCGTCAGCGAGGCCGAGCTGCTGGCCCGGCCCGAGGGTTTCGACCACCTGCACCTGGTCGGCGAGAACTTCGCCACCCTGCGCCGCTACACACCGGCCCTGCTGGAGGTACTGGAGCTGCGCGCCGCCCCGGCCGCGCAGGGCGTGCTAGCAGCCGTGCAGACGCTGCGCGAGATGAACGCCGACAACCTGCTCAAGGTCCCGGCCGATGCCCCCACCGCCTTCATCAAGCCGCGCTGGAAGCCACTGGTGATCACCCCGGAAGGCCTCGACCGGCGCTTCTACGAAATCTGCGCCCTGTCCGAGCTGAAGAACGCCCTGCGTTCTGGCGACATCTGGGTCAAAGGTTCTCGGCAGTTCCGCGACTTCGACGACTACCTGCTGCCAGCAGATAAGTTCGCCGCGCTCAAGCGTGCGCAGGCCCTGCCCCTGGCGATCAACCCGAACAGCGACCAGTACCTGGAAGAGCGCTTGCAGCTGCTGGACGAACAGTTGGCCACCGTCACCCAGCTGGCCAAGGACAACGAGCTGCCCGACGCCATCCTCACCGAGTCCGGGCTCAAGATCACCCCACTGGATGCGGCGGTGCCGGATCGGGCGCAGGCGCTGATCGACCAGACCAGCCAGCTGCTGCCGCGCATCAAGATCACCGAACTGCTGATGGACGTGGACGACTGGACGGGATTCAGCCGCCACTTCACCCACCTGAAGGACGGTGCCGAGGCCAAAGACCGGACGTTGCTGCTGTCCGCGATCCTCGGCGATGCGATCAACCTCGGGCTGACCAAGATGGCCGAGTCGAGCCCCGGCCTGACCTACGCCAAGCTGTCCTGGCTACAAGCCTGGCATATCCGCGACGAAACCTATTCGGCAGCCCTGGCCGAGTTGGTCAACCACCAGTACCGCCATGCCTTCGCCGCCCACTGGGGCGACGGCACCACCTCATCCTCCGATGGCCAGCGCTTCCGCGCTGGCGGCCGTGGCGAGAGCTCCGGGCACGTCAACCCGAAGTACGGCAGCGAGCCGGGACGGCTGTTCTACACTCATATCTCCGACCAGTACGCGCCGTTCAGCACCCGCGTGGTGAATGTCGGCGTGCGAGATTCCACCTATGTGCTCGACGGTCTGCTGTACCACGAGTCCGACCTGCGGATCGAGGAGCACTACACTGACACGGCCGGCTTCACCGATCACGTCTTCGCGCTGATGCACCTGCTGGGCTTCCGCTTCGCGCCGCGCATCCGCGACCTCGGCGAAACCAAGCTGTATGTGCCGCAGGGCGCGCAGACCTACCCGACGCTGCGCCCGCTGATCGGCGGCAGCCTGAACATCAAGCACGTCCGCGCCCATTGGGACGACATCCTTCGCCTGGCCAGCTCGATCAAGCAGGGCACGGTCACCGCCTCGTTGATGCTGCGCAAGCTCGGCAGCTACCCGCGCCAGAACGGCCTGGCCGTGGCCCTGCGCGAGCTGGGCCGGATCGAACGCACGCTGTTCATTCTGGACTGGCTGCAAAGTGTTGAGCTGCGCCGCCGGGTGCATGCCGGGCTGAACAAGGGCGAGGCGCGCAACTCGCTGGCCAGGGCGGTGTTCTTCAACCGCCTTGGGGAAATCAGGGATCGCAGCTTCGAGCAGCAGCGCTACCGGGCCAGCGGCCTCAACCTGGTGACGGCGGCCATCGTGCTGTGGAACACGGTGTACCTAGAGCGCGCCACCCATGCGATGTGCGACACGGGCAAGCCGGTGGACGGCGAACTGCTGCAATACCTGTCGCCGCTGGGCTGGGAGCACATTAACCTGACCGGCGATTACGTCTGGCGGCAGAGCCGCAGGCTGGAGGACGGGAAGTTCCGACCGTTGCGAATGCCCGGAAAACCTTAG
- a CDS encoding LysR family transcriptional regulator, giving the protein MDFRLLRYFVAVAEELHLARAAERLGIEQSPVSRAMRDLESQLGVQLFDRSTRLTRLTWAGQVFLGECRRVMATVEQAVKSAKAAAQGYQGHLRIAICDSLAQPRIAPLLARSREEEPELEIRVFELPFAQQLKMLHDDLLDIGFALSNAVHDGLVAEPVWTDPLSVIVPARHPLLAHVQVPLPEALKFPLVLCHPESGSGCRHQIQALLQDAGTPLKLVDEVTSLGVMLTLVGAGYGIGFAIASQVQTLQRPDISIRPLAGTPPMLSTYLLRRRGEPSEPMRRFIERVKDGAAPVDDEPVL; this is encoded by the coding sequence TTGGATTTCAGATTGCTGCGTTACTTCGTCGCAGTTGCGGAAGAACTGCATCTGGCCCGTGCAGCCGAGCGTCTGGGCATCGAGCAGTCGCCTGTGTCGCGTGCGATGCGCGACCTGGAAAGCCAGCTTGGCGTGCAGTTGTTCGACCGCAGCACACGCCTGACGCGGCTGACCTGGGCCGGCCAGGTGTTCCTCGGCGAATGCCGGCGCGTGATGGCCACCGTGGAGCAGGCAGTCAAGAGCGCCAAGGCGGCGGCACAGGGCTACCAGGGCCATCTGCGCATCGCCATCTGCGACAGCCTGGCGCAGCCCCGCATCGCCCCCCTGCTGGCACGCAGCCGTGAGGAGGAGCCCGAGCTGGAGATTCGCGTCTTCGAGCTGCCGTTCGCGCAGCAGCTCAAGATGCTGCACGATGATCTGCTGGACATCGGCTTTGCGTTGTCAAACGCGGTGCATGATGGCCTCGTCGCCGAGCCGGTGTGGACCGACCCGCTGTCGGTGATCGTGCCCGCACGCCATCCCTTGCTGGCACACGTGCAGGTGCCGCTGCCCGAAGCCTTGAAGTTTCCGCTGGTTCTGTGCCATCCCGAATCGGGATCGGGCTGCCGCCATCAGATTCAAGCGCTGCTGCAGGACGCAGGCACGCCGCTCAAGCTGGTCGATGAAGTGACCAGCCTCGGCGTGATGTTGACCCTGGTCGGCGCCGGCTACGGCATCGGCTTCGCCATCGCCTCGCAGGTGCAGACGCTACAGCGCCCGGACATCTCCATTCGTCCCCTGGCCGGCACCCCACCGATGCTCTCTACCTACCTGCTGCGCCGCCGGGGCGAACCCTCGGAGCCCATGAGGCGGTTCATCGAGCGGGTGAAAGACGGGGCCGCGCCGGTCGATGATGAGCCAGTCCTTTGA
- a CDS encoding recombinase family protein, with the protein MQGHRIGYVRVSSFEQNPERQLEQTEVSKVFTDKASGKDTQRPQLEALLSFVREGDTVVVHSMDRLARNLDDLRRLVQNLTQRGVRIEFLKEGLVFTGEDSPMANLMLSVMGAFAEFERALIRERQREGIALAKQRGAYRGRKKALSDEQAATLRQRAATGEPKAQLAREFNISRETLYQYLRTDD; encoded by the coding sequence GTGCAGGGGCACCGCATCGGCTACGTTCGGGTCAGCAGCTTCGAGCAGAACCCTGAACGCCAACTGGAACAGACCGAGGTGAGCAAGGTGTTCACCGACAAGGCCTCCGGCAAGGACACTCAGCGCCCCCAGCTCGAAGCGCTGCTGAGCTTCGTCCGTGAGGGTGACACCGTGGTGGTGCACAGCATGGATCGCCTGGCCCGAAACCTCGATGACCTGCGCCGGCTGGTGCAAAACCTGACCCAACGCGGCGTGCGCATCGAGTTCCTGAAGGAGGGGCTGGTCTTCACGGGCGAGGATTCGCCCATGGCCAACCTGATGCTGTCGGTGATGGGGGCCTTCGCCGAGTTCGAGCGCGCCCTGATCCGTGAGCGGCAGCGCGAGGGTATCGCCCTGGCCAAACAGCGCGGTGCGTACCGGGGCCGCAAGAAGGCCCTGTCCGACGAGCAGGCTGCTACCCTGCGGCAGCGAGCGGCTACGGGGGAACCAAAGGCGCAGCTCGCCCGCGAGTTCAACATCAGCCGGGAAACCCTCTACCAGTACCTCCGCACGGACGACTGA
- the pcaF gene encoding 3-oxoadipyl-CoA thiolase: MTRDVYICDAVRTPIGRFGGALAIVRADDLAAIPLRALLERNPQLDPAAIDEVFMGSANQAGEDNRNVARMAALLAGLPDTVPGVTLNRLCASGMDAVGTAFRAIACGEMELAIAGGVESMSRAPYVMGKADTAFGRTQKIEDTTIGWRFINPKMKEMYGVDAMPQTADNVADEWQISRSDQDAFALRSQQRAAVAQQSGFFAEEIVPVVIKGKKGETVVDTDEHPRADTTAEALAKLKPVNGPDKTVTAGNASGVNDGAAAMILASAEAVQKYGLKPRAKVLGMASAGVAPRIMGYGPVSAVRKLCERLNVAVSDFDVVELNEAFAAQGLAVTRDLGLPDDSPMVNPNGGAIALGHPLGMSGARLVLTTVHQLEKTGGRLGLATMCVGVGQGLAIVVERI; this comes from the coding sequence ATGACTCGCGACGTATACATCTGCGACGCCGTACGCACACCGATCGGCCGCTTCGGCGGTGCGTTGGCGATCGTACGCGCTGACGACCTGGCTGCGATCCCGTTGCGGGCGCTGCTGGAGCGTAATCCGCAGCTCGATCCTGCGGCTATTGATGAAGTGTTCATGGGCAGCGCCAACCAGGCTGGGGAGGACAACCGCAATGTCGCGCGCATGGCCGCGCTGCTCGCCGGCCTGCCGGACACGGTACCGGGCGTGACCCTCAACCGCCTGTGCGCTTCGGGAATGGATGCCGTGGGCACCGCGTTTCGTGCCATCGCCTGCGGTGAAATGGAGCTGGCGATTGCCGGCGGCGTCGAGTCCATGTCCCGCGCGCCCTATGTGATGGGCAAGGCCGATACGGCGTTCGGTCGTACTCAGAAGATCGAGGACACCACCATCGGCTGGCGCTTTATCAATCCGAAGATGAAGGAAATGTATGGCGTGGATGCCATGCCGCAGACCGCCGACAACGTCGCCGATGAGTGGCAGATCAGCCGCTCCGATCAGGATGCTTTCGCTCTGCGTAGCCAGCAGCGAGCGGCGGTAGCTCAACAGAGCGGGTTCTTTGCCGAAGAAATCGTTCCGGTGGTGATTAAGGGAAAGAAAGGCGAAACGGTAGTCGATACCGACGAGCACCCGCGCGCCGATACAACGGCCGAGGCGCTGGCCAAGCTCAAGCCGGTCAACGGCCCTGACAAGACCGTCACCGCCGGCAACGCCTCGGGCGTCAACGACGGCGCGGCGGCGATGATCCTCGCCAGCGCCGAAGCGGTGCAGAAGTACGGCCTAAAGCCCCGCGCCAAGGTGCTTGGCATGGCCAGCGCCGGCGTCGCACCGCGCATTATGGGGTATGGCCCCGTGTCGGCGGTGCGCAAGCTGTGCGAACGCCTGAATGTTGCGGTAAGCGATTTCGACGTAGTAGAGCTCAACGAAGCCTTCGCCGCGCAGGGCCTGGCCGTGACTCGCGATCTCGGCCTGCCGGATGACAGTCCTATGGTGAATCCCAACGGCGGCGCCATCGCCTTGGGACATCCGCTTGGCATGAGCGGCGCTCGACTGGTGTTGACGACTGTTCACCAGCTGGAGAAAACCGGCGGCCGTCTCGGTCTAGCGACCATGTGCGTCGGCGTAGGGCAGGGCCTGGCAATAGTGGTGGAAAGGATCTGA